One region of Streptomyces capillispiralis genomic DNA includes:
- a CDS encoding AMP-dependent synthetase/ligase, which yields MSDTQTLIENRPPSVATLFLERVAATPDAEAYRYPVPSASGEGPDNWKSLTWAGTAERVQAIAAGLIELGVQPEERVALASSTRVEWILADLGILCAGAATTTIYPQTNAEESAYILSDSQSRVLIAEDAAQVAKAVERRAELPELIQVVVVDAAGVETDDWVITLAELERRGGARLAKDAELVEERVAAITKDQLATLIYTSGTTGRPKGVRLPHDCWAYMAKAIAATGLVSGEDVQYLWLPLAHVFGKVLTSGQIEVGHVTAVDGRVDKIIENLPVVQPTYMAAVPRIFEKVYNGVAAKAKAGGGAKYKIFQWAAGIAREYAKVAQDNFRRTGTASVPFGLGAKHAVADKLVYAKIREAFGGNLRACVSGSAALAPEIGYFFSGAGIHILEGYGLTESSAASFVNPGEAYRTGTVGKPLPGTEVRIADDGEILLRGPGIMQGYHNLPEKTAEVLEDDGWFHTGDIGELSPDGYLRITDRKKDLIKTSGGKYIAPAEVEGRFKAVCPYVSNILVHGADRNYCTALIALDEVAITAWAAENGMEGKPYAEIVAAPATVEMVDGYIKQLNEGLQRWQTIKKFRLLPRDLDVEHGEITPSLKLKRPVVEREYKDLIEEMYAGTREA from the coding sequence GTGAGCGACACACAGACACTGATCGAGAACCGTCCGCCGAGCGTGGCGACCCTCTTCCTGGAGCGTGTGGCGGCCACACCGGACGCCGAGGCCTACCGCTACCCGGTCCCGTCCGCCTCGGGCGAGGGCCCGGACAACTGGAAGTCGCTGACCTGGGCGGGCACCGCCGAGCGGGTCCAGGCCATCGCGGCCGGGCTGATCGAGCTGGGTGTACAGCCGGAGGAGCGGGTCGCGCTGGCGTCGTCGACGCGCGTCGAGTGGATCCTCGCCGACCTCGGCATCCTGTGCGCGGGCGCCGCCACCACCACGATCTACCCGCAGACCAACGCCGAGGAGTCCGCCTACATCCTCTCGGACTCCCAGAGCCGGGTGCTCATCGCGGAGGACGCCGCGCAGGTCGCCAAGGCGGTGGAGCGGCGCGCCGAGCTGCCCGAGCTGATCCAGGTGGTGGTCGTCGACGCGGCCGGCGTCGAGACCGACGACTGGGTGATCACCCTCGCCGAGCTGGAGCGGCGCGGTGGGGCCCGGCTGGCCAAGGACGCGGAGCTGGTCGAGGAGCGGGTCGCCGCGATCACCAAGGACCAGCTCGCCACCCTCATCTACACCTCCGGCACCACCGGCCGCCCCAAGGGCGTGCGCCTGCCGCACGACTGCTGGGCGTACATGGCCAAGGCGATCGCCGCGACCGGACTGGTCAGCGGCGAGGACGTGCAGTACCTGTGGCTGCCGCTCGCGCACGTCTTCGGCAAGGTGCTCACCTCCGGCCAGATCGAGGTCGGTCACGTCACCGCCGTCGACGGCCGCGTCGACAAGATCATCGAGAATCTGCCCGTGGTCCAGCCGACCTACATGGCGGCCGTCCCCCGCATCTTCGAGAAGGTCTACAACGGTGTCGCGGCCAAGGCGAAGGCCGGCGGCGGCGCCAAGTACAAGATTTTCCAGTGGGCCGCCGGCATCGCCCGCGAGTACGCCAAGGTCGCCCAGGACAACTTCCGCCGCACCGGCACCGCGAGCGTCCCCTTCGGCCTCGGCGCCAAGCACGCCGTCGCGGACAAGCTCGTCTACGCCAAGATCCGCGAGGCCTTCGGCGGCAACCTGCGCGCCTGCGTCTCCGGCTCGGCCGCCCTCGCCCCCGAGATCGGCTACTTCTTCTCCGGCGCCGGCATCCACATCCTGGAGGGCTACGGCCTCACCGAGTCCTCCGCGGCCTCCTTCGTCAACCCCGGCGAGGCCTACCGCACCGGCACCGTCGGCAAGCCGCTGCCCGGCACCGAGGTGCGCATCGCCGACGACGGCGAGATCCTGCTGCGCGGCCCCGGCATCATGCAGGGCTACCACAACCTGCCCGAGAAGACCGCCGAGGTGCTGGAGGACGACGGCTGGTTCCACACCGGCGACATCGGCGAGCTCTCGCCCGACGGCTATCTGCGCATCACCGACCGCAAGAAGGACCTGATCAAGACCTCCGGCGGCAAGTACATCGCGCCCGCCGAGGTCGAGGGCCGGTTCAAGGCGGTGTGCCCGTACGTCTCCAACATCCTGGTGCACGGCGCCGACCGGAACTACTGCACCGCCCTCATCGCCCTCGACGAGGTCGCGATCACGGCATGGGCCGCCGAGAACGGCATGGAGGGCAAGCCGTACGCGGAGATCGTCGCCGCGCCGGCCACGGTCGAGATGGTCGACGGCTACATCAAGCAGCTCAACGAGGGCCTGCAGCGCTGGCAGACCATCAAGAAGTTCCGCCTGCTGCCGCGCGACCTCGACGTCGAGCACGGCGAGATCACCCCGAGCCTGAAGCTGAAGCGCCCGGTGGTGGAGCGCGAGTACAAGGACCTCATCGAGGAGATGTACGCGGGCACGCGCGAGGCGTGA